AAATCCAGCCTCTTCCATTTGAGGTGAAATATGCAAAAAGCAATTGTGAAAGATCTATTCTTTTTACAGCAAAAATCAGTTTCAGCTACAAAGGCTGACCTATTTTTAGCCCAAGACTTGCAGGATACCTTGTTGGCCCATAAAGAGTCTTGTGTCGGTCTTGCAGCAAATATGATTGGTTTCCAAAAGCGGGCGATTATTTTTATGTATGGTATGTTGCCCATGGTCATGTTTAATCCAGTTCTCATTCAGAAATCAGGTCCTTATGAAACGGAAGAAGGCTGTCTGTCCTTGACAGGCAGTCGGTCAACCATTCGTTACCAGAAAATCACTGTCGAATATCTGGATCAGAATTGGCTGAAGAAGACCATCACGTTAGAGGATTTCCCAGCGCAAATTTGCCAGCATGAATTGGATCATTTGGAAGGAATTCTCATATAGGAAATATATCTGGAAAGGATAGGAATAGAATGAAAGTATACCAGCGCGATGGAGCAAAATTTTATGTCATAGGCTTTCTCTTACTTTTTGTTATCTTTTTTAACATGTCTTTTGTATCTATGGAGAAGGCCTCCCTTGAGTCAACAAGTAAAAATAGTGCTAATCAACTGGTTCATAGGGCTTCTACCAACAAAGAAGACCAAAGAAGCAGGCAGGCTACTGAAGAAAGTAACAATATGCTCCATCCAGTCTATTGGGGAATGGGCATAACCGCTATTTTTATGTTTGTTCTAGGCTATGTTTCGAATCATAAACCACCGATTTTAGAGATGGATGAGATGGGAATAAGGCTGAGAGGCTTATCTGCTAAAAGAGAGAAGTGCTTCTTGTGGCAGGAGATTGAGCAAATTGAATACGACATATCTCGACCTAGGATGACATCTTCCGAACCGACCAGTCGAATTTTATATTTCTATCCTAAAAATCAAGAGGAGAGTGCGGTCTCTTTGGACTTGGATGATGTGAAAAATACTAGCTTCAATGAACTTCATCAAGAAATTTCCAATCTTGCTCCGCATATCAAGTGGCTCTTTCCGTAGAAATGAATGACGAGGAAGATTATTATAGAGTAGAGATTTGACCTGCTTATTTTATTTATATGAGCTTAGTTGGATAAAAGATAATGGCACAGCTTAGGCTGTGCTCAGATTGAAGACAAACATTCCAAATGGTGTTTGTCTTTTTCTGTTTGTCAGGCTAATATTTCATCTTTTGATAGAATAATGGTCATTTGAACAAAATAAAAAGGCTTGTCCACCCTCATTTTTACTAGTTTTTTAAGATTCAAACACGCCAAAGTAAGCCCAACCTTATCTTCCATTTTGGACTTTCCTTTCTCTCTGGTGTATCTCAAGTTATGATATTCCTTAGCAGTCCCAAAGAGTCGCTCAATTGTTTCCTTGCGCTTCTTATAAAGCTCCTTCATCCCTCTTTTGTGGCGAATCTCTTCACAAAATTCAAGGTCATCTTTCCATACATGTCTTGTGATGACTTTCTGCTGATTCTGGCTCTGGGTACAAACTGATGATAGGGGACAGGCGACACATACTTTTGGATCACTCTTATACTCACGGTAGCCTGCTCGGGTCGTCGTGCGATAGGTTAACACTTGGTTCTCTGGGCAGAGGTAACAGTCATAGAAGGCATCATAAACAAAATCACCGGGCCTTAAGTTCCCTTTTACACCCTTGGGGCGGGTATAGGGAAAGACAGGGATGATGTTTCGCTCTAATAAATAATGAGCAATAGCTGGGGTCTTATAGCCTGAGTCCGCAATAATGTAGCGTGGGGAGAAAGCTTCTATCTTTGAAAAAAGGGCAGGGAAAGCCTGACTATCGTGTACATTTCCTGCTTCAACACTATAAGCTAGTGCCCAACCATGCTTGTCACAAGCTACCTGGGCAGAATAGGCAAATACTTCCTTGTGTTGACCCTTGTGGAACCAGCCACTCTCTGGGTCTGTCCTTGAGATTTTCTTTTCTTTAGCCTCGCTTTCTTTTGCGGGCTTTAAGGACTTTTTTTCATGTTTCCTCCTATCTAAATCAATCTCAACTTCCAATTGCTCACTCATAAATTTAGCTTGTTGGGCAACCATTTTCTTACGATATTTGTGACTGTTAGCTGCCGCTTTGATGTGAGTACCATCCACAAATAGTTCCGAAGGATCAATTAAGCCAGCACATAAAGCTTGATGGAGCACTCGCGAAAATATCTCTGAAATTAATTCTTTATCTTGAAAACGACGACTGTAATTCTTTCCATAGGTGGTAAAATGAGGGACCTTGTCATCCAAGCTTAGTCCAAGAAACCAACGATAAGCTACATTTACTTCAATATCTTTAATGGTTTGGCGCATGGAGCGAATGCCATAAAAACATTGAATCAAAGGGATTTTGACTAACATGACAGGATCGAGACTAGGACGACCATTATCTGGACTATAGGTGTCTTCTACCAAGTCATAGATAAAATCAAAATCAAGCTTTGAATCCACTTGGCGAAGAAAGTGATCCTCTGGGACCAATTCGTCGATCGTATAGAAGCCATATTGGCAGCGATGATAATCAGGTTTTTCTTTGTGAAACATAGAGAATACCTCACAATTCTTCTCACCTCTATTATACGACTTTACAAAAAGAAAAGCCCTTAGAAAAGTGTCTTCTAAGGACTTTGTCTTCAATCTGGGCACAGCTTAGGCTGTGCTTTTTGTAACCAATTTCTTATATGAGAGTTAGAAATGTTGCCTGTTTTACTTAAGGTCGCACTTTTCAAGCTTTTTGAGGTGCTTAGTTATATTCATAATCGCAAGAATACATCTTTATATGACTTAAATTTTAAACGCTATTTACCAGTTTAGCCAAGTATGATAAAATAGAAGAGTCACAGTATTAAGAAATTAAGGAGACAATGATGAAAAAAGTATTTAAATACACAGCCTTGCTTGTGGCAGGTGTGAGTTTAACAGCCTGTGCCTTGCTTCCAAGTCCAAATAAAAAACATTCTGGTAAGCCAAGCCAGGAAACGACTGTCAAAAAATCACCCAGCAATGGGCAGGTTGATATCCAGATTAAGGATGGTCAGTTTATTATGCCAAGCAACGGATCAGCTGATGCCAAATACTTGGCCTTGTCTTTGGAAATTAAAAATAAAACAAATGATAAGATTATGATTTCCTCCTCAGACATTGGTTTTTATGATTCAGAGGGAGAAAAGATCCAGCCGGTCGGAGTCTATGACGACAAAGAAAACTTTAAAACACTGAGCTATGAAGACTTAGCGGAAGGAAAGACTCTTTCTGGTAATCTGGTCTTTGAGGTTGAAGATGGCAAGAAATATGAACTTCACTATGAGAAGAAAACCTACGGCTCCGATGAAAAAGCAGAAGTCATCAAACTAAAGGTTGATCCTGCGAAATATCCGAATCACGTCGACGAATCAAAGAAATTAGCTTCTGATTATCTAAATGCTGTTTTCTTGGGAGGAGAAGCAAAGACAAAATCTTCTAAAGACAAAGGCGATTTGGTTTTAGGCGGCAATTTGGAGCAAGATAAAAAAGATTATAGAGCAGCTTTTGCATCAGATTTTACACGTAAATTGCATGATTATCCATTTAGTGATGATGAAATCAATGCTTTCATTGATGCCTATGTGAAAAGTAATGCCAAACGCTTAGAAATTGATTACACAGTAGCGCAGTACATGCCAAATTCAATCGTTATCAAGATCAAACCGAGAACGGTCAGTCTAAATAAAACCATGTATACCTACCGTCAAGATTTTTATGACAAGCATCGTTCTGAATATGGAAGTCTGAGTGACGTCTACAAAGCTACTGATAAGAGCTATGCTAATGACATGATGGCTGGAATGGATTCGCGTCCTCTCCTCACACCAGAACGAGATTATCAGTTGAAATTTGTCAAAACAGATGGCAAATGGGTTCTAGAACGTGATTATTCTTATGAATCTATCGTCAGAGCTTTTGAAGGCGATATATCCTAATAGCAAGATGAGAGGGCGGATGCTTCATTCTGCTCTCTATTTATTTTGTTTCCTAGTCTAGCTTTGTGCTATACTGGAGGGTAGATATGTAGAGTAAAGGAGTCTACCATGAAAAAATACTATGATAAATTAGTAAAAACGCGCCATTATCTCCATCAGCATCCAGAGCTGTCTGGCCAAGAATATGAAACAACGGCCTTTCTAAGCCGTTATTTGCAAGACTTAGGAATTAAAATTTTGGACTCTGGCTTAGAGACGGGCTTGA
Above is a window of Streptococcus cristatus ATCC 51100 DNA encoding:
- a CDS encoding DUF4352 domain-containing protein codes for the protein MMKKVFKYTALLVAGVSLTACALLPSPNKKHSGKPSQETTVKKSPSNGQVDIQIKDGQFIMPSNGSADAKYLALSLEIKNKTNDKIMISSSDIGFYDSEGEKIQPVGVYDDKENFKTLSYEDLAEGKTLSGNLVFEVEDGKKYELHYEKKTYGSDEKAEVIKLKVDPAKYPNHVDESKKLASDYLNAVFLGGEAKTKSSKDKGDLVLGGNLEQDKKDYRAAFASDFTRKLHDYPFSDDEINAFIDAYVKSNAKRLEIDYTVAQYMPNSIVIKIKPRTVSLNKTMYTYRQDFYDKHRSEYGSLSDVYKATDKSYANDMMAGMDSRPLLTPERDYQLKFVKTDGKWVLERDYSYESIVRAFEGDIS
- a CDS encoding peptide deformylase, which translates into the protein MQKAIVKDLFFLQQKSVSATKADLFLAQDLQDTLLAHKESCVGLAANMIGFQKRAIIFMYGMLPMVMFNPVLIQKSGPYETEEGCLSLTGSRSTIRYQKITVEYLDQNWLKKTITLEDFPAQICQHELDHLEGILI
- a CDS encoding IS1182 family transposase, whose amino-acid sequence is MFHKEKPDYHRCQYGFYTIDELVPEDHFLRQVDSKLDFDFIYDLVEDTYSPDNGRPSLDPVMLVKIPLIQCFYGIRSMRQTIKDIEVNVAYRWFLGLSLDDKVPHFTTYGKNYSRRFQDKELISEIFSRVLHQALCAGLIDPSELFVDGTHIKAAANSHKYRKKMVAQQAKFMSEQLEVEIDLDRRKHEKKSLKPAKESEAKEKKISRTDPESGWFHKGQHKEVFAYSAQVACDKHGWALAYSVEAGNVHDSQAFPALFSKIEAFSPRYIIADSGYKTPAIAHYLLERNIIPVFPYTRPKGVKGNLRPGDFVYDAFYDCYLCPENQVLTYRTTTRAGYREYKSDPKVCVACPLSSVCTQSQNQQKVITRHVWKDDLEFCEEIRHKRGMKELYKKRKETIERLFGTAKEYHNLRYTREKGKSKMEDKVGLTLACLNLKKLVKMRVDKPFYFVQMTIILSKDEILA